Sequence from the Paenibacillus tundrae genome:
TGCTTCACATGTTCACTCAGGGAGTTCATCGTGAAGTGTTCGGAGATCACGTCCAGACATTCCTGGCGCACATCGGTCATGTCTGTAAACTGATGTACACGTTCTTGATATAACCATTCCCAGATGCGGGAGGCACGGGATTTCTTCTGTCCGTGTTCCGGCAACCAGGAACGTAATTGCTCTAATGTTAATCCATAAATGGATGATTGGTTCATTACGCAGTCCTCTTTTCGAAAAAAAGCATATGGCTCATCGGTTTCTAATCCAAAAAAACCTCTACTCCGTATTGTCCCAAAATTGTCGTTGGAACACAAGGGCTTTTGCAATTCTTCCAAGAGGTTTTATGCTTGGTAAATCTGTGTAGTGATCCTGAAGCTCATTCCCTATCCTGTACACTTTAGAAGTGAATAATACCGGATGTGTGTAACAACACCAGAAGTACCAGGATTGGTGCCACATAGCGCAACATGAACAGCCAAATTTTGAACCAGCCTGATTTCAGACCGGAAGCTTCTGCCGCTGTCTTCCAGAAGTAACCGGCAAATATCGTGACAAGCAATCCACCGACCGGAAGCATGATGTTGGACGCCACGAAGTCCATCCAATCAAACAGGTTTGTACCGTTAATGTTAAACTCAGGCACAAGTCCCATCGACAGAGCCGAAGGAAGACCCACAATGAAGACCGCAAGTGAAATAACCCATACCGCACGGCTGCGGCTCCAAGACAATCTTTCCATGAAATACTTAACTGGCACTTCCAGCAAGGATACGGCTGATGTTAATGCTGCAATAGCCAACAGGATGAAGAACAATCCGCCAAACAGGAAGCCGAGCGGCATTGCCGAGAATGCAGCAGGCAGCGCAACGAAGATCAGTTTAGGCCCTTGATCCGGTGCGATACCGAACGAGAATGTCGTTGGGAAAATAATTAAACCGGCGATAAAGGCATAGATCAGGTCACCCGCACCAACGGCTACTGTCGCAGCACCAAGAGATTGATTTTTATCAACATACGAACCATAGGTCACGAGAATACCCATCCCGAGAGATAGCGAGAAGAAGGCATGTCCGAGTGCAACCAATGCCGATTCGGTCGTTAATTGAGAGAAGTCTGGATTCAGGAAGAAGGAAACCCCTGCACCTGCTCCTGGCAATGTGATGGCCCGAATCATCAGTATAATAAGCAATACCAACATCGCTGGTATGAGCACTTTATTAAACTTCTCAATTCCGTTAGAGACCCCTTTAGCTACAATCCAGCCTGTGATCAGCACGGAAACGAACTGCCATACAATCGGCATATACCCACCGATAAAGGAATCAAATTGCCCACCAAAATCCGCGTTACTAAACAGACTACCACTGAAAGATGTGATCGCATACTGGAGTGTCCAACCTGCAATGATCACGTAAAAAGAAAGGATAATAAACGGTGTCAACACTTGCAGTAGTCCTGCTGCTAGCCACCCTTTATGTCCGCCAGCTTTGATAAACGCTGTAGCTGCACTTCCGCGCCCACTTCGACCAATCGCAAGTTCTGCCAGCAATACAGGCAGACCTATGAGCAACAGACAGACGATGAAGAGCAGGAAAAACGCTGCGCCCCCATTCTCCCCCG
This genomic interval carries:
- a CDS encoding sodium-dependent transporter; translation: MNFSKSHLEQNNSGKGERFSRAGFILAAIGSSVGLGNMWKFPYITGENGGAAFFLLFIVCLLLIGLPVLLAELAIGRSGRGSAATAFIKAGGHKGWLAAGLLQVLTPFIILSFYVIIAGWTLQYAITSFSGSLFSNADFGGQFDSFIGGYMPIVWQFVSVLITGWIVAKGVSNGIEKFNKVLIPAMLVLLIILMIRAITLPGAGAGVSFFLNPDFSQLTTESALVALGHAFFSLSLGMGILVTYGSYVDKNQSLGAATVAVGAGDLIYAFIAGLIIFPTTFSFGIAPDQGPKLIFVALPAAFSAMPLGFLFGGLFFILLAIAALTSAVSLLEVPVKYFMERLSWSRSRAVWVISLAVFIVGLPSALSMGLVPEFNINGTNLFDWMDFVASNIMLPVGGLLVTIFAGYFWKTAAEASGLKSGWFKIWLFMLRYVAPILVLLVLLHTSGIIHF